From Mesorhizobium sp., the proteins below share one genomic window:
- a CDS encoding TetR/AcrR family transcriptional regulator C-terminal domain-containing protein, whose protein sequence is MADIAFVAEHQNIPRMLLSSLGRSKQSVLRLMIATFIKRYEQRISCVIAEAQKCGEIRATLDRESAARLFIATIQNLVFHALVADEIDQLREAAPAAFASYRACVEATR, encoded by the coding sequence ATGGCTGATATCGCTTTTGTCGCGGAGCATCAGAATATCCCGCGCATGCTGCTGAGCTCGCTTGGGCGTTCGAAGCAGTCAGTATTGAGACTGATGATTGCGACATTCATCAAGCGATATGAGCAGCGGATTTCCTGCGTGATCGCAGAAGCCCAGAAGTGTGGCGAAATACGAGCAACACTCGACAGGGAAAGCGCTGCCCGTCTGTTCATAGCTACGATCCAAAACCTAGTGTTTCACGCGTTGGTTGCGGATGAGATCGATCAACTCCGCGAGGCTGCCCCTGCTGCCTTTGCATCATATCGCGCATGTGTGGAGGCAACTCGGTGA
- the idi gene encoding isopentenyl-diphosphate Delta-isomerase has translation MKKQGYHPPDEESVVLVDADDCPLGSAGKLIVHQRNMRHRAISVLIFDRAGRMLLQQRGVSKYHSGGLWSNACCSHPRPGEPPAAAAGRRLREEMGFAAPLSFAGLFSYEASVGNGLWENEVVHIFIGRYDGEVVPDAEEAEDFSWQSPDSIREDVAARPDRYTAWFRLYGRATWFRTSP, from the coding sequence ATGAAGAAGCAAGGATATCACCCTCCGGACGAAGAAAGCGTCGTCCTTGTTGACGCCGACGACTGCCCTCTCGGCAGCGCGGGGAAGTTGATCGTTCACCAGAGGAACATGCGTCACCGAGCCATTTCGGTGCTGATCTTCGACCGCGCGGGACGGATGTTGCTGCAGCAGCGCGGCGTGTCGAAGTACCATTCCGGGGGCCTTTGGAGCAACGCCTGCTGCAGTCATCCACGGCCGGGGGAACCGCCGGCAGCAGCAGCCGGGCGCCGCTTGCGCGAGGAGATGGGATTTGCTGCCCCGCTTAGCTTCGCTGGCCTCTTCTCCTACGAGGCGTCGGTGGGGAATGGGCTATGGGAGAATGAAGTCGTTCATATCTTCATCGGCCGCTACGACGGCGAGGTCGTGCCCGATGCGGAGGAGGCCGAGGACTTCAGCTGGCAATCCCCTGACTCGATCCGAGAGGATGTAGCCGCCCGCCCGGACCGCTACACAGCCTGGTTCAGGCTTTACGGGCGGGCAACCTGGTTTCGCACGTCACCGTAG
- a CDS encoding SCO family protein encodes MHAQALRIAGLLLACLWTAADAAGSRLDAAVALEKSEAAIGRTTGDHSLVRSDGSLLALSALRGRPLVISLVYSSCSSVCPITTQKLKATVALARSALGGDAFSVLTVGFDALNDSPQRMGAFAADHDIDSDPLWHVASGSPAVLETLLEEVGFSYSAAAGGFEHVAQTTILDSDGRVYRQVYGDDFPAQVFVEPLKALVFGVTTRSFTPAGLADRLRFLCTVYDPQTGRYRTDYAIYIGIGTGGMSLLLMAWVIVRMWRSNRRFTRAKT; translated from the coding sequence ATGCACGCGCAGGCGCTTCGGATTGCGGGATTGCTGCTCGCCTGCCTGTGGACTGCGGCAGACGCCGCAGGTTCGCGACTCGACGCGGCCGTGGCGCTGGAGAAAAGCGAGGCCGCAATCGGACGAACGACCGGCGACCACAGCCTCGTCAGATCGGACGGATCGCTACTGGCCCTATCGGCCCTGAGAGGTCGTCCGCTGGTCATCAGCCTCGTCTATTCGAGCTGCAGTTCGGTATGCCCGATCACGACGCAAAAGCTCAAAGCCACAGTGGCGCTGGCGCGCAGCGCGTTGGGTGGAGATGCCTTCTCCGTGCTCACCGTCGGGTTCGACGCGCTCAACGACTCGCCTCAGCGGATGGGTGCTTTCGCGGCCGATCACGACATCGATTCTGACCCACTCTGGCATGTCGCGAGCGGTTCGCCAGCCGTGCTCGAAACCCTCCTGGAGGAAGTCGGCTTCAGCTACTCAGCTGCCGCGGGCGGATTCGAGCATGTAGCGCAGACGACGATACTCGATTCAGATGGTCGCGTTTACCGCCAGGTCTACGGCGACGACTTTCCCGCTCAGGTGTTCGTTGAACCGCTCAAGGCGCTGGTCTTCGGTGTCACGACACGTTCGTTCACACCTGCCGGCCTCGCCGACCGGCTGCGCTTTCTGTGCACTGTGTACGACCCCCAGACCGGCCGTTACCGCACCGACTATGCCATTTATATCGGGATTGGCACAGGCGGCATGTCGCTTCTCCTGATGGCATGGGTGATCGTGCGCATGTGGCGCAGCAACCGCCGTTTCACGCGAGCCAAGACCTGA
- the cyoE gene encoding heme o synthase: MLAAAKIVITLLKLRIGVAIAASALAGLAATSGETASVAEIAALALAVLGASGAAGAFNHYYERDSDRRMTRTRSRPFASGVLKPGLVWPVTFASLLAASIVLAYAASGTVSALYVFLGAITYSVVYTVWLKRRTPWNIVVGGVAGSFAVLAGAAAIDPEPQWTPSILAAVLFLWTPPHFWSLAAAKADDYSAAGVPMLPVIAPDREWTLAILSYTATLVTLSLVPLWFGMGWLYGLGAASGGSWFLWKSWRLYLAPTPTAAIANFRASLVQLLLLVTGVFLEALLG; encoded by the coding sequence ATGCTCGCCGCGGCAAAGATCGTCATCACGCTCCTGAAGCTCAGGATCGGCGTCGCCATCGCGGCGAGCGCGCTCGCCGGCCTCGCCGCCACCAGCGGCGAGACGGCATCGGTGGCAGAGATCGCCGCGCTTGCTCTTGCCGTGCTCGGTGCCTCAGGCGCTGCCGGCGCATTCAACCACTATTACGAACGCGACAGCGATCGCCGCATGACACGCACGCGCTCGCGCCCCTTTGCCAGCGGAGTGTTGAAGCCGGGTCTCGTCTGGCCGGTGACATTCGCTTCGCTGCTCGCCGCGTCGATCGTGCTGGCCTACGCGGCGTCGGGGACGGTCTCTGCGCTCTACGTCTTTCTCGGTGCAATCACCTATAGCGTCGTCTATACGGTCTGGCTCAAGCGCCGCACGCCCTGGAACATCGTGGTCGGCGGCGTGGCGGGATCTTTCGCTGTTCTGGCTGGCGCCGCCGCGATCGACCCCGAACCACAGTGGACGCCGAGCATCCTCGCCGCCGTACTATTCTTGTGGACCCCGCCGCATTTCTGGAGTCTCGCCGCCGCCAAGGCGGACGACTATTCCGCCGCCGGTGTCCCGATGCTCCCGGTCATCGCACCCGATCGCGAATGGACGCTCGCGATCCTGTCCTACACTGCGACGCTTGTTACCCTGTCGCTCGTACCGCTGTGGTTCGGAATGGGCTGGCTCTATGGACTCGGCGCTGCCTCAGGCGGGAGCTGGTTCTTGTGGAAGAGCTGGCGGCTCTATCTCGCGCCAACTCCAACGGCGGCGATAGCCAACTTCCGCGCCTCCCTGGTGCAGCTTCTGCTGCTGGTCACCGGCGTCTTCCTCGAGGCGCTCTTGGGGTGA
- a CDS encoding efflux RND transporter permease subunit, whose protein sequence is MRSTSLDEVVDRWRAAIGEFEPDFSGHPGTRLGPQGIPIEIRIMGDDLKELESAAYDLTTFLRECAGVYNVMHDLRPGKPEIRLTAAEAAQSLGLTAGDIAGQLRPAFLGTVAATSQVGPESYEVDVVEAATDRNNIDDLRNFTVTAPCGAQVPLAAVANLEHGRGWARATRGRLPSKQMSTARSAMPRLSSRISRQANSGDLQSAIRGCDWNSKARQPSRRSP, encoded by the coding sequence ATGCGTAGCACTTCTCTCGACGAGGTCGTGGATCGGTGGCGCGCGGCCATCGGGGAATTTGAGCCTGATTTCTCTGGTCATCCGGGAACCCGGCTTGGGCCCCAGGGTATCCCGATTGAGATCCGGATTATGGGAGACGACTTGAAGGAGTTGGAAAGCGCTGCATATGATCTCACGACCTTCCTCCGGGAATGTGCGGGCGTCTACAACGTCATGCACGATCTAAGACCGGGCAAACCGGAAATCCGCCTGACCGCGGCGGAGGCAGCACAGAGCCTCGGCCTCACCGCAGGCGACATCGCAGGACAGCTGCGCCCGGCCTTTCTCGGCACGGTCGCAGCAACCTCGCAGGTGGGCCCGGAATCCTACGAGGTGGACGTTGTGGAGGCTGCGACCGATCGCAACAACATCGATGATCTTCGCAACTTCACGGTCACCGCGCCCTGCGGTGCCCAGGTGCCCCTGGCGGCAGTAGCAAACCTCGAGCATGGTCGTGGCTGGGCTAGGGCAACGCGCGGGCGGTTACCGTCGAAGCAAATGTCGACGGCAAGATCGGCAATGCCGAGGCTATCGTCGCGGATCTCCAGGCAGGCGAATTCCGGAGACTTGCAGAGCGCTATCCGGGGGTGCGACTGGAATTCAAAGGCCAGGCAGCCAAGTCGCAGATCACCATAG
- a CDS encoding bacteriohemerythrin, with product MPLIEWKDHYSVGVEAVDHEHRELIEFINQLHDDLLAGTQEPLVTAFLGEILRAISAHFALEERFMFECRYDQFTEHKQAHEQLLEELRDIMDRFEADPRGASRQLSRRLDAWFTLHFKSHDARLHHRLGTHDH from the coding sequence ATGCCTCTGATTGAGTGGAAAGATCACTACAGCGTTGGCGTCGAAGCTGTCGATCATGAGCACCGCGAGCTCATCGAGTTCATCAACCAGCTTCATGATGACCTGCTCGCGGGAACCCAGGAGCCCCTAGTGACGGCGTTCCTCGGGGAGATCTTACGGGCCATCTCGGCGCATTTTGCGCTGGAGGAGCGGTTCATGTTCGAATGCCGATACGATCAGTTTACCGAGCATAAGCAGGCGCACGAGCAACTGCTGGAAGAGTTGCGTGACATAATGGATAGATTCGAGGCCGATCCCCGAGGCGCATCGAGACAGCTGTCACGCCGGTTGGACGCCTGGTTTACGCTGCACTTCAAGTCGCATGACGCGCGTCTCCATCATCGGCTCGGGACCCATGATCACTAG
- a CDS encoding TetR/AcrR family transcriptional regulator has product MISRSAYLPAEERREITVETVIELAAEQNPTDITTGAIAKRMGVTQGALFRHFPSKDAILQAVMEWVSERLLARVEKATSSAASPLDALEAAFMAHIDFITEYPGVPRMLFGELQRAEQTVAKRMAQTLIQRYGERLARFVADGKERGEMAASLDEKAAVILFIGTIQGLVMQALLAGDVKRIRASAPGVFALYKRSLRTLDHGS; this is encoded by the coding sequence ATGATCTCTCGATCAGCCTATCTTCCAGCGGAGGAGCGGCGCGAAATAACAGTCGAGACCGTCATCGAACTCGCGGCGGAGCAGAACCCAACCGATATTACGACCGGGGCGATTGCCAAACGGATGGGCGTGACCCAAGGGGCGCTGTTCAGACACTTTCCTTCAAAGGATGCGATCCTTCAGGCAGTGATGGAATGGGTTTCGGAACGTCTGCTGGCTCGCGTCGAAAAGGCAACCTCCAGTGCTGCTTCTCCTCTCGATGCGCTGGAGGCAGCGTTCATGGCACATATAGATTTCATTACTGAATATCCTGGCGTGCCTAGGATGCTGTTTGGAGAGTTACAGCGCGCTGAGCAAACGGTGGCCAAGCGGATGGCGCAGACCTTGATCCAGCGTTATGGAGAGCGCCTCGCCCGGTTCGTTGCGGACGGTAAGGAGCGCGGAGAAATGGCTGCTTCGCTGGACGAAAAAGCCGCTGTCATACTTTTCATCGGCACCATCCAGGGGCTCGTTATGCAGGCTCTTCTTGCCGGCGACGTCAAGCGTATCCGTGCCAGCGCCCCGGGGGTTTTCGCACTTTACAAACGCTCACTGCGAACGCTGGATCACGGCTCATAA
- a CDS encoding cbb3-type cytochrome c oxidase subunit I, whose amino-acid sequence MTAIDVPHAGSPAITTHFRTCRFTGLKVDIAAQRLIMANAVAAVVFLAVGGLMGLLIALTRWPAVHLLPSEWFYLVLTGHGANVLLFWIIFFEIALLYFASAILLGSRLAMPKLGWVSFALMIVGAVMTNVAVFQGDSSVMFTSYPPMQAAPHFYLGLIVFAVGALIGVGLFFGTLVIAHAERTYEGSIPLVTFGALTAAIIAVFTIASGAIILIPTFLWSLGLITEIDPLMYKVIWWGMGHSSQQMNVAAHVSVWYAIGALTIGAKPLSEKVSRSAFLLYILFLQLASAHHLLADPGMSATWKIVNTSYMMYLAVLGSLIHGLTVPGALEAAQRRNGYTKGVFEWLRKAPWGNPAFSGMFLSLVMFGFIGGISGVVLGTEQLNLLMHNTVYVPGHFHGTVVAGTTLAFMAMTYYVLPLIFQRDIIWPKLARWQPYLFGLGVAGISMFMMGAGTLGVPRRHWDITFSDANLQFELPSAAFLMMGLNGISAIIATVGGVLYVLITVGTVLWGKRLDRGEAPLAFPLHNKAATVAEYGSHATVKLPGTIVLVSIFFMSFVLYYFVNWKYLSELWLFR is encoded by the coding sequence ATGACAGCCATAGACGTACCTCACGCGGGTTCCCCGGCGATCACGACGCACTTCCGCACGTGCAGGTTTACCGGCTTGAAGGTCGACATCGCGGCGCAGCGGCTGATCATGGCAAACGCCGTGGCAGCTGTTGTCTTCCTCGCCGTCGGTGGCCTGATGGGGCTGCTGATTGCGCTCACCCGCTGGCCGGCGGTGCATCTTCTTCCATCAGAGTGGTTCTACCTGGTGCTCACCGGGCACGGGGCTAACGTTCTGCTCTTTTGGATTATCTTCTTCGAGATAGCGCTACTTTACTTCGCCTCCGCGATCCTTTTGGGCTCGCGCCTGGCCATGCCGAAGCTCGGCTGGGTCTCCTTCGCACTGATGATAGTCGGCGCGGTGATGACGAACGTCGCTGTGTTCCAAGGCGATTCGAGCGTTATGTTCACCTCCTATCCGCCGATGCAGGCCGCCCCGCACTTCTATCTCGGCCTGATCGTCTTCGCTGTCGGAGCGCTGATCGGTGTTGGTCTGTTCTTTGGGACGCTCGTAATCGCGCATGCGGAACGCACCTATGAAGGCTCGATCCCGCTCGTCACCTTCGGGGCATTGACGGCTGCGATCATCGCCGTCTTCACCATTGCCTCCGGTGCCATCATCCTGATCCCGACTTTCCTCTGGTCGCTCGGACTTATCACAGAGATCGACCCGCTGATGTACAAGGTCATCTGGTGGGGCATGGGTCATTCCTCGCAGCAGATGAACGTCGCCGCGCATGTCTCCGTCTGGTACGCGATCGGCGCCCTCACCATCGGCGCCAAGCCCCTATCGGAAAAGGTAAGCCGCTCGGCCTTCCTTCTTTACATCCTTTTCCTGCAACTCGCGTCCGCCCACCATTTGCTTGCTGATCCGGGCATGAGCGCCACGTGGAAGATCGTCAACACTAGCTACATGATGTATCTCGCCGTTCTCGGATCGCTGATCCACGGCCTCACTGTGCCCGGCGCGCTGGAAGCGGCGCAGCGGCGCAACGGCTACACCAAGGGCGTCTTCGAGTGGCTGCGCAAGGCGCCCTGGGGCAACCCGGCCTTCTCGGGCATGTTCCTGTCGCTCGTCATGTTCGGCTTCATCGGCGGCATCTCCGGAGTCGTGCTCGGCACGGAGCAGCTCAACCTCCTGATGCACAACACGGTCTACGTGCCCGGGCACTTCCACGGCACCGTGGTCGCCGGCACGACGCTCGCCTTCATGGCGATGACATACTACGTGCTGCCGCTGATCTTTCAGCGCGACATCATCTGGCCGAAACTCGCGCGCTGGCAGCCATATCTCTTCGGGCTGGGCGTCGCGGGCATCTCGATGTTCATGATGGGCGCGGGCACTCTGGGCGTTCCGCGCAGGCATTGGGACATCACCTTCAGTGACGCCAACCTGCAGTTCGAGCTTCCCTCGGCCGCCTTCCTGATGATGGGGTTGAACGGCATATCGGCGATCATCGCGACGGTTGGGGGCGTGCTCTACGTCCTCATCACGGTCGGCACCGTGCTCTGGGGCAAACGCCTCGACCGCGGGGAAGCGCCGCTCGCCTTCCCCTTGCACAACAAGGCCGCGACCGTCGCCGAATACGGCAGCCACGCGACGGTCAAGCTGCCCGGGACGATCGTCCTTGTCTCGATCTTCTTTATGTCCTTCGTCCTCTACTACTTCGTCAACTGGAAGTACCTGTCGGAACTCTGGCTGTTCCGCTGA
- a CDS encoding TetR/AcrR family transcriptional regulator: MFSRQTNLSAEARRETTVETVIDLAAQQNPADIRTDAIAKRKGVTQGALFRHFSSKDAILQAVMQWVCERLPARIDKATAAAASPLEAIEAAFVAHIHFISKHPGVPRMLFEELQRAERTMVKRMARALLQVHGERLGRLSIEGKERGEVPVSLDERAAVALFIGMIQGLAVQFLIAVNVKRIRERAPGVFALYRRSIEVAK; encoded by the coding sequence ATGTTCTCTCGACAAACCAATCTTTCTGCGGAGGCGCGACGCGAAACGACGGTTGAAACCGTCATCGATCTCGCCGCGCAACAAAACCCTGCAGATATTAGGACCGATGCCATCGCCAAGCGGAAGGGTGTGACACAGGGCGCCTTGTTCCGGCACTTCTCGTCAAAGGACGCCATTCTCCAAGCGGTCATGCAATGGGTTTGCGAGCGCTTGCCTGCCCGGATCGACAAGGCAACCGCAGCTGCCGCTTCTCCACTTGAAGCCATAGAAGCCGCGTTCGTGGCTCATATCCACTTCATCTCGAAACATCCGGGCGTGCCGCGGATGTTGTTTGAAGAATTGCAACGTGCAGAGCGGACGATGGTCAAACGCATGGCGCGAGCCCTGCTCCAGGTTCACGGCGAACGCCTTGGCCGCCTTTCTATCGAAGGAAAGGAACGCGGTGAGGTGCCTGTTTCACTGGATGAGAGGGCTGCCGTCGCGCTCTTCATAGGCATGATCCAGGGTCTTGCCGTGCAGTTCCTGATTGCTGTCAACGTCAAGCGTATCCGCGAGAGAGCGCCAGGGGTGTTTGCGCTGTATCGACGTTCGATCGAGGTCGCGAAATGA
- a CDS encoding cyclic nucleotide-binding domain-containing protein → MGGFLLSRSDREAIRGAPMFSALPTNAFDALLAQSEFQVRVRHSTLFEQGEPATAFYLVLEGWAKLFRMTVGGDEAVVGVFSRGDCLADAPCLTGGEYPVSGETVTDARLLAVPARRIIELIRSSPEVGLAMLASTSLHLRKLVDQIEELKARTGPQRLANFLVALAPVTRGSCTISLPYEKLLIAGRLGMKPESLSRAFQRLQSVGVWIDQNIVVVRDVARLSEFAGRERPLAFKCPAFRAGCRPG, encoded by the coding sequence ATGGGAGGATTTCTTCTCAGTCGGAGCGATCGCGAAGCGATCCGTGGGGCGCCGATGTTTTCCGCTCTGCCGACGAACGCATTCGATGCGCTGCTGGCACAGTCGGAATTCCAGGTGCGTGTGCGACATTCAACGCTCTTCGAGCAGGGTGAGCCAGCGACGGCGTTCTATCTCGTACTGGAAGGGTGGGCGAAGCTCTTCCGTATGACCGTTGGGGGCGATGAAGCGGTTGTTGGCGTGTTCTCGCGCGGCGACTGCCTCGCCGACGCACCATGCCTCACGGGCGGGGAATACCCTGTCAGCGGCGAGACCGTCACCGACGCGCGCTTGCTCGCTGTACCGGCACGCAGGATCATCGAACTGATCCGGTCAAGTCCGGAAGTCGGCCTCGCAATGCTTGCTTCCACATCGCTGCACCTTAGGAAGCTGGTTGACCAGATCGAGGAGTTGAAGGCGCGCACCGGCCCCCAGAGGCTGGCCAACTTCCTTGTCGCACTGGCGCCGGTTACACGCGGATCCTGCACGATCTCCCTGCCTTATGAGAAACTGCTCATCGCTGGGAGGCTCGGCATGAAACCCGAAAGTCTGTCGCGCGCTTTCCAGCGGCTACAATCGGTAGGCGTGTGGATAGACCAGAACATCGTCGTGGTCCGCGACGTCGCGCGACTTTCCGAGTTTGCCGGGCGGGAGCGACCGTTGGCCTTCAAATGCCCAGCATTTCGTGCAGGGTGTCGCCCCGGCTGA
- a CDS encoding DUF6522 family protein, producing MIAVRWADETRKIDAAAVAGAMKFAVENLIRQMRYGAIRGRVERGT from the coding sequence ATGATTGCTGTTCGGTGGGCGGACGAGACACGTAAAATCGACGCCGCCGCAGTCGCCGGCGCGATGAAATTCGCGGTCGAGAATTTGATCAGGCAAATGCGATACGGCGCGATCAGGGGTCGCGTCGAGCGTGGAACTTGA
- a CDS encoding efflux RND transporter periplasmic adaptor subunit — protein MQRRTLMLLAVSLPIAAAFGYVVLRSGPLAPVAIMTTIAETRAISPALFGIGTVEARFSYKIGPIIAGRVGKIHVDVGDKVRAGQVLAEMDPVDLDERIAALDAAIRRAEASIQVAEAQVDDAIARQDYAQTQTKRYEQLWKTRAVSEVAVETKRQDSQVTLAALSAAQSQLVAAQQDLQRNRADRDGLIKQRENLVLCAPVDGVIAARNAEAGTTMVAGQAVIEMIDPNNLWINARFDQIAATGLRKGLSAQITLRSHGGASVRGKVSRVEVLADSVTEENLAKVEFETLPEPLPPIGELAEVTVALSELPALPVIPNAAVQAVDGKAGVWRVDDGKIRFVPVRVGAFDLDGDVQVIEGLQAGDEVVVHSASRLTSKSRIHITDKPAELLK, from the coding sequence ATGCAGCGTCGCACCCTGATGCTTCTGGCAGTCTCACTGCCGATCGCCGCTGCGTTCGGCTACGTGGTCCTGCGATCGGGGCCGCTGGCGCCGGTTGCCATCATGACGACAATCGCCGAAACCCGCGCAATCTCGCCCGCGCTCTTTGGCATCGGTACGGTCGAGGCGCGTTTTTCCTACAAGATCGGCCCCATCATCGCTGGTCGCGTCGGCAAGATTCACGTCGATGTGGGGGACAAGGTTCGGGCCGGACAGGTCCTGGCGGAAATGGACCCGGTTGATCTCGATGAGCGCATTGCCGCTCTCGATGCCGCAATTCGTCGCGCCGAGGCCTCAATACAGGTAGCTGAAGCGCAAGTCGACGATGCGATTGCGCGGCAGGACTATGCACAAACGCAGACGAAGCGCTACGAGCAGCTTTGGAAAACACGCGCTGTCAGCGAAGTCGCCGTCGAGACCAAACGACAGGATTCCCAGGTGACACTCGCTGCGCTTTCGGCTGCCCAATCGCAACTCGTTGCTGCCCAACAGGATCTGCAACGCAATCGAGCCGATCGTGACGGACTGATCAAGCAGCGGGAAAACCTGGTTTTGTGCGCGCCCGTCGATGGCGTGATTGCGGCCCGCAATGCAGAGGCCGGAACAACCATGGTGGCCGGCCAGGCGGTCATTGAAATGATCGACCCGAATAATCTCTGGATCAATGCCCGGTTCGATCAGATCGCGGCAACCGGTCTGCGTAAAGGGCTCTCGGCACAGATCACGTTGCGGTCCCATGGCGGGGCGAGCGTTCGTGGAAAAGTATCGCGCGTGGAAGTGCTCGCCGATTCGGTCACGGAAGAAAATCTGGCCAAGGTAGAGTTCGAAACCTTGCCCGAACCGTTGCCTCCAATCGGGGAGCTGGCCGAAGTGACGGTTGCACTGTCTGAGCTTCCTGCATTGCCTGTGATCCCGAATGCCGCCGTTCAAGCTGTCGATGGCAAAGCCGGCGTCTGGAGGGTTGACGACGGCAAGATTCGTTTTGTCCCCGTCCGGGTCGGAGCCTTCGATCTCGACGGAGATGTTCAGGTGATAGAGGGCCTGCAGGCCGGCGACGAGGTCGTCGTTCACAGCGCCTCGCGGCTTACAAGCAAGAGCCGCATTCACATCACCGATAAACCTGCGGAGCTTCTCAAATGA
- a CDS encoding cytochrome b N-terminal domain-containing protein, whose amino-acid sequence MTSDTASNRPHDWPPLRRAKAGLRFLFDRLEHGAERLFSPALNPMAQLGAISFFLFWVVAISGIYLFIFFDTGIVNAYSSVEWISGTHWYHAGVMRSFHRYASDLMVVSMGIHLLREFSLDRYRGTRWFSWFTGIPLIWFLYISGITGYWLVWDSLAQYLATVSAKLLDVIPIFGEPLARNFLTPEHLSSRFFSLMVFLHIAIPLMLLLGMWIHIQRISRPKVNPPRLLAALVLAALLAVSLWKPGVSQGPADLTKVPAEIGLDWFFLPLFPLAEKWGGWSLWALLVGVSTMLAAMPWLPPFRRAPAAVVDLPNCNGCNRCVEDCPYEAIRLVPRTDGEPFPQQAEVSPDLCVSCGICMGACPSSTPFRRMEELRTGIDLPGQPLRDVRDGVVAASAELHGDSRVIVLACEHGAGGGVIGGILTFPCVAMIPPSLIDYILSRSLAEGVVVAGCSESACYNRLGVEWTKQRFAGERDPYLRNRVPRERLATIWASPLETARFEAEKATFAGRLAGIAKFDQSAEASNVDEGLEVLP is encoded by the coding sequence ATGACATCCGATACCGCTTCGAACCGGCCGCACGACTGGCCGCCCCTGCGCCGTGCCAAGGCCGGCCTTCGCTTCTTATTCGATCGCCTTGAGCATGGCGCGGAACGACTGTTTTCGCCCGCACTCAACCCGATGGCTCAGCTAGGCGCGATCTCCTTCTTCCTGTTCTGGGTGGTAGCGATTAGCGGCATCTATCTTTTCATCTTTTTCGACACCGGTATTGTGAATGCCTATTCGTCTGTCGAATGGATCAGTGGCACGCACTGGTATCACGCAGGCGTGATGCGCAGCTTCCACCGCTACGCATCCGATCTCATGGTAGTGAGCATGGGGATCCACCTGCTCAGGGAGTTTTCTCTCGACCGCTATCGCGGCACCCGGTGGTTTTCTTGGTTCACCGGCATTCCATTGATCTGGTTTCTATATATCTCCGGCATCACGGGATATTGGCTGGTCTGGGACAGCCTGGCTCAGTACCTGGCAACGGTATCGGCCAAGCTGCTCGATGTGATCCCGATTTTCGGCGAGCCGCTGGCGCGCAACTTCCTGACGCCGGAACATCTCAGCAGCCGTTTCTTCTCGCTGATGGTGTTCCTGCATATCGCCATACCGCTGATGCTGCTGCTGGGAATGTGGATCCACATCCAGCGTATCTCGCGCCCGAAGGTCAACCCGCCGCGCCTCCTGGCCGCCCTCGTGCTTGCCGCGCTGCTGGCGGTATCGCTGTGGAAGCCGGGGGTGAGCCAGGGGCCGGCCGACCTGACCAAGGTTCCCGCCGAGATCGGCCTCGACTGGTTCTTCCTGCCCCTATTTCCGTTGGCCGAGAAGTGGGGTGGGTGGAGCCTCTGGGCCCTGCTGGTGGGCGTCTCGACCATGCTTGCCGCCATGCCGTGGCTGCCGCCCTTTCGCCGCGCGCCTGCCGCGGTGGTCGACCTGCCCAACTGCAACGGCTGCAACCGCTGCGTCGAGGATTGCCCTTACGAGGCGATCAGGCTGGTGCCGCGAACCGACGGTGAGCCATTCCCGCAACAAGCGGAAGTTTCTCCCGATCTCTGCGTGAGCTGCGGCATCTGTATGGGGGCTTGTCCGTCCTCCACGCCGTTCCGGCGTATGGAAGAATTGAGAACCGGCATCGACCTTCCCGGCCAGCCCCTGCGCGATGTGCGCGACGGCGTCGTCGCCGCGTCGGCCGAGCTTCATGGCGACAGCCGCGTAATAGTGCTGGCCTGCGAGCACGGAGCTGGCGGTGGGGTCATCGGCGGGATCCTCACCTTTCCCTGCGTGGCAATGATCCCGCCCTCGCTCATCGACTACATACTGAGCAGGAGCCTCGCGGAAGGTGTCGTCGTCGCAGGCTGCAGCGAAAGTGCCTGCTACAACCGCCTCGGCGTCGAATGGACGAAGCAGCGCTTCGCCGGCGAGCGTGATCCCTACCTGCGCAATCGTGTGCCGCGCGAGCGACTCGCCACCATCTGGGCTTCGCCGTTGGAAACCGCTCGCTTCGAGGCCGAGAAGGCGACATTTGCGGGACGGCTTGCAGGGATCGCGAAGTTCGATCAATCCGCGGAGGCATCGAATGTCGATGAGGGGTTGGAGGTGCTTCCGTGA